A stretch of the Bacillus anthracis str. Vollum genome encodes the following:
- a CDS encoding bifunctional metallophosphatase/5'-nucleotidase → MLKKIIPVALALSTVIFTSVFAVPSAQASTEPNRYIDVQMLGINDFHGQLDTVKKINNKDAGGIEYLGAYLRDREKQNPNTLKVHAGDVVGASTPVSALLQDEPTIEFLNDLKFDVGTIGNHEFDEGVEEMNRLIYGGYHEKTGKFKGAKFPYVAANFYNKSTGRLFLPPFTIKKVQGVPVGFIGVVTTDVPNLVMPTMLKNVEITDEVEAINKSVKQLKKLGVKSIVVLAHNGGTTDGNGVTNGDIVRLANETDPEVDVIFGGHSHTYVNGTVNNKLVVQANSYGMAFADVDVKIDRKTQDIVEKKAEIVTTYHEGMEPDKKIKKKMEKYQAKIAPLVNEVVGKSIAPLDRKLNTAGESTLGNLVADAQRATMQSQIALMNPGGIRNDLDAGDITWGEIYGIQPFGNQLIKVNLTGQDIRDILNQQWQKDITRMLQISGIQYTWDANKPNGEKVTSIRLTNGEEIIPSKTYSVVANAFLASGGDGFVSFKNGKDAETGPTDFEALVDYIKKSKEPIQSIIDGRIQKIN, encoded by the coding sequence ATGTTGAAAAAAATCATTCCAGTTGCTTTAGCATTAAGTACAGTTATTTTTACTAGTGTATTCGCTGTGCCTTCAGCCCAAGCAAGTACAGAACCAAACCGCTACATAGATGTACAAATGCTCGGTATTAACGATTTTCACGGGCAACTAGACACAGTAAAAAAAATTAACAATAAAGATGCAGGGGGAATCGAGTACTTAGGGGCTTATTTACGTGATCGTGAAAAACAAAATCCGAATACATTAAAAGTACATGCTGGCGATGTTGTTGGAGCAAGTACTCCTGTTTCAGCATTATTACAAGACGAACCTACTATTGAATTTCTAAATGATTTGAAATTCGATGTTGGAACTATAGGAAATCATGAATTTGATGAAGGTGTTGAAGAAATGAACCGCCTTATTTATGGTGGATACCATGAGAAAACAGGGAAATTTAAAGGTGCAAAATTCCCATATGTTGCCGCAAATTTCTATAATAAATCTACTGGTCGTTTATTTTTACCACCATTCACTATAAAAAAGGTACAAGGAGTTCCTGTTGGATTTATCGGAGTCGTAACAACGGATGTGCCTAACCTTGTTATGCCTACTATGCTAAAGAATGTAGAAATTACAGATGAAGTTGAAGCTATTAACAAATCCGTAAAGCAATTAAAAAAACTAGGTGTTAAATCTATCGTTGTTCTTGCACATAACGGTGGGACAACAGATGGGAACGGCGTAACAAATGGTGATATCGTCCGATTAGCAAATGAGACTGATCCAGAAGTCGATGTTATTTTTGGTGGGCATAGCCACACTTATGTAAATGGAACTGTTAATAATAAACTTGTCGTACAAGCAAATTCTTACGGTATGGCTTTTGCTGATGTTGATGTAAAGATTGATCGTAAAACACAAGATATTGTTGAGAAAAAAGCAGAAATTGTTACAACTTACCATGAAGGCATGGAGCCTGATAAAAAAATAAAGAAGAAGATGGAGAAATATCAAGCAAAAATCGCACCTCTTGTTAATGAAGTTGTAGGTAAGTCTATTGCTCCGCTAGATCGCAAACTAAATACGGCTGGTGAATCTACTCTTGGAAATTTAGTTGCTGATGCCCAGCGTGCAACAATGCAATCTCAAATTGCACTTATGAATCCTGGTGGTATTCGTAATGACTTAGATGCTGGTGATATTACATGGGGAGAGATATATGGTATTCAACCATTCGGAAATCAATTAATAAAAGTAAATTTAACGGGTCAAGATATTCGTGATATTTTAAATCAACAATGGCAAAAAGACATAACAAGAATGCTTCAAATTTCAGGGATCCAATACACTTGGGATGCAAACAAACCTAATGGAGAAAAAGTAACAAGTATTCGCCTAACAAATGGAGAAGAAATTATTCCTTCTAAAACTTACAGCGTCGTTGCGAACGCATTTCTAGCTTCAGGTGGAGATGGATTTGTATCCTTTAAAAACGGTAAAGATGCTGAAACAGGACCAACTGATTTTGAAGCATTAGTAGATTACATAAAAAAATCAAAAGAACCAATTCAGTCTATTATTGATGGAAGAATTCAAAAAATAAATTAG
- a CDS encoding catalase → MAENQDKNSLEEQDVKRETLTTRQGHPVKDNQNIRTIGNRGPATLENYHFIEKISHFDREEVPERVVHARGAGAFGYFETYGKVGDEPAEKYTRAKVFSGAGKKTPLMVRFSTVAGAKDSPETARDPRGFAVKMYTEDGNWDLVGNNLKIFFIRDAMKFPDMIHAFKVDPVSNVSNPQRMFDFVSRTPEATHMITFLFSPWGIPATYRHMQGSGVNTYKWVNEKGEAVLVKYHWEPKQGIRNLTQEDANSIQAMNVSHATQDLYEAIERKDYPEWELFVQIMEDGYHPELDFDPLDDTKLWPEEQFPWLPVGRMVLDRNPVDYHSEIEQAAFGTGVLVDGMDFSDDKMLQGRTFSYSDTQRYRVGANYLQLPVNAPKAPVRTNQHRGQMDMRNPKESGENPHINYEPSMLGGYKDAKQEKHHPHQPTYNAAAMSAPIDRPNNYGQAGHTYRSFEEWERNELVKNLSEALAVCDKRIQNAMIAHFTQADEDYGRRVKEGIEKKMKEAKTENKLPGREVSKSKYGQGSLAANEATKDAVKKSHESDPY, encoded by the coding sequence ATGGCAGAAAACCAGGACAAGAATTCTCTAGAGGAACAAGACGTGAAACGTGAGACATTGACGACACGACAAGGGCACCCTGTGAAGGATAATCAAAACATCCGAACAATTGGGAATCGTGGTCCAGCAACACTTGAAAATTATCATTTCATCGAAAAAATTTCTCATTTTGATCGAGAAGAGGTTCCGGAACGTGTAGTACATGCGCGAGGAGCTGGAGCATTTGGGTATTTTGAAACCTATGGAAAAGTTGGAGATGAGCCGGCAGAAAAATATACTCGTGCGAAAGTATTTTCAGGGGCTGGTAAAAAAACACCGTTAATGGTTCGTTTTTCTACAGTAGCTGGAGCTAAGGACTCACCAGAAACAGCAAGGGATCCAAGAGGTTTTGCAGTGAAAATGTATACGGAAGATGGTAACTGGGATTTAGTAGGGAATAATTTGAAGATTTTCTTTATTCGTGATGCGATGAAGTTCCCAGATATGATTCACGCATTTAAGGTTGATCCAGTTTCAAATGTATCGAATCCTCAGCGGATGTTTGACTTTGTTTCTCGTACCCCAGAGGCAACACATATGATTACATTTTTATTTTCTCCATGGGGTATTCCAGCAACATATCGCCATATGCAGGGATCTGGTGTGAACACTTATAAATGGGTAAATGAAAAAGGCGAAGCTGTATTGGTGAAATATCACTGGGAGCCAAAGCAGGGAATTCGAAATTTAACACAAGAAGATGCAAACAGTATTCAAGCAATGAATGTTAGTCATGCAACACAAGATTTATATGAAGCAATTGAGCGTAAAGATTATCCAGAGTGGGAGCTATTTGTACAAATTATGGAGGATGGTTATCATCCAGAACTCGATTTTGATCCGCTTGATGATACGAAGCTTTGGCCAGAGGAGCAGTTCCCATGGTTACCAGTAGGACGTATGGTTCTTGATCGTAATCCAGTTGATTACCATTCAGAGATTGAACAAGCTGCTTTTGGTACAGGAGTACTTGTTGATGGCATGGACTTCTCAGATGATAAAATGCTACAAGGTCGTACTTTCTCTTATTCAGATACGCAACGTTATCGCGTTGGTGCAAACTATCTGCAATTACCTGTAAATGCACCTAAAGCGCCTGTTCGTACAAATCAACATCGTGGTCAAATGGATATGCGTAATCCGAAAGAGTCTGGAGAAAATCCGCATATTAACTATGAGCCATCTATGCTGGGTGGTTATAAAGATGCAAAACAAGAAAAGCATCATCCACACCAACCAACTTACAATGCGGCTGCTATGAGCGCACCAATCGATCGGCCTAACAATTATGGTCAAGCAGGTCACACGTATCGTAGTTTTGAGGAGTGGGAAAGAAATGAGTTGGTTAAAAATCTATCTGAAGCACTTGCAGTATGTGACAAAAGAATTCAGAATGCGATGATTGCACACTTCACACAAGCTGATGAAGATTATGGCCGTCGTGTTAAAGAAGGTATTGAAAAGAAAATGAAAGAAGCTAAAACGGAAAACAAACTTCCGGGCCGCGAAGTAAGTAAATCAAAATATGGTCAAGGTTCATTAGCTGCAAACGAAGCAACAAAAGATGCAGTAAAGAAAAGCCATGAATCCGATCCTTATTAA
- a CDS encoding bromoperoxidase has translation MAKITVGTENQAPIEIYYEDHGTGKPVVLIHGWPLSGRSWEYQVPALVEAGYRVITYDRRGFGKSSQPWEGYEYDTFTSDLHQLLEQLELQNVTLVGFSMGGGEVARYISTYGTDRIEKVVFAGAVPPYLYKSEDHPEGALDDATIETFKSGVINDRLAFLDEFTKGFFAAGDRTDLVSESFRLYNWDIAAGASPKGTLDCITAFSKTDFRKDLEKFNIPTLIIHGDSDATVPFEYSGKLTHEAIPNSKVALIKGGPHGLNATHAKEFNEALLLFLKD, from the coding sequence ATGGCAAAAATTACTGTAGGAACCGAAAATCAAGCACCAATTGAGATATATTATGAGGATCATGGCACAGGAAAACCAGTTGTACTTATTCATGGTTGGCCGTTAAGTGGTCGATCTTGGGAATACCAAGTTCCCGCTCTTGTTGAGGCTGGATACAGAGTTATAACATATGATCGTCGAGGTTTTGGAAAATCATCTCAGCCGTGGGAAGGGTATGAATATGATACCTTTACTTCTGATTTACATCAACTATTAGAACAGTTAGAGCTTCAAAATGTCACACTTGTTGGTTTTTCTATGGGTGGAGGCGAGGTAGCCCGGTACATTAGTACGTATGGAACAGATCGTATTGAAAAGGTTGTTTTTGCTGGAGCAGTTCCTCCATATTTATACAAATCAGAGGATCATCCTGAAGGGGCATTAGATGATGCAACAATTGAAACATTCAAAAGTGGTGTGATAAATGACCGCCTTGCATTTCTTGATGAATTTACTAAGGGATTTTTCGCGGCTGGTGATCGAACAGATTTAGTTAGTGAGTCATTCCGTTTATATAATTGGGATATTGCAGCCGGTGCATCACCTAAAGGAACGCTTGATTGTATTACCGCCTTTAGTAAGACAGATTTTAGAAAAGACTTGGAGAAGTTTAATATACCTACTCTTATTATTCACGGAGACTCTGATGCAACTGTACCATTTGAATATAGTGGGAAATTAACACATGAAGCAATTCCTAATTCTAAAGTAGCGTTAATAAAGGGTGGTCCACATGGGCTAAATGCAACGCATGCCAAAGAATTTAATGAAGCACTTCTATTATTTTTAAAGGACTGA
- the ycaC gene encoding isochorismate family cysteine hydrolase YcaC, whose amino-acid sequence MTDLYSRINKDDAVVLLVDHQTGLMSGLVRDYGVDEFKNNVLALAHTAKFFDLPVILTTSFENGPNGPLMQELVDLFPHAQKIARPGQINAWDNDDFVKAIEETGKKQLIIAGVVTDVCVAFPALSAIKAGYEVFAVTDASGTFSKQVADAANTRMAHSGVQLMNWFSVACELQRDWRNDVEGFGNLLASNLPGYQNIIGSYMGAQRDLSKQNA is encoded by the coding sequence ATGACTGATCTCTATTCTCGTATTAACAAAGATGATGCTGTCGTGCTTTTAGTAGATCATCAAACTGGTCTTATGTCCGGACTAGTACGTGACTATGGTGTTGATGAATTTAAGAACAATGTTTTAGCTCTTGCTCACACTGCTAAGTTTTTTGATTTACCAGTTATTTTAACAACTAGCTTTGAAAACGGACCTAACGGACCTTTAATGCAAGAATTGGTTGATCTCTTTCCTCACGCACAAAAAATAGCTCGACCTGGACAAATTAACGCATGGGATAATGATGATTTTGTAAAAGCAATCGAAGAAACTGGAAAAAAACAACTTATCATCGCGGGCGTAGTTACGGACGTTTGTGTTGCTTTCCCGGCACTTTCCGCTATAAAAGCTGGATATGAAGTATTTGCTGTTACTGATGCTTCAGGAACTTTCAGCAAACAAGTTGCAGATGCTGCCAATACGCGTATGGCACATAGTGGTGTGCAACTTATGAACTGGTTTAGCGTAGCTTGCGAATTACAACGCGATTGGCGCAACGATGTCGAAGGTTTTGGCAATTTACTTGCTAGTAATCTTCCAGGTTATCAAAATATAATTGGAAGCTATATGGGAGCTCAACGAGATCTTAGTAAACAAAATGCATAA
- a CDS encoding hydrolase, with protein sequence MSNLELLNPENSALILIDFQPQMTFGVASIDRQTLINNVMLLAKSAKTFNVPTILTTVETRSFSGYFWPQILDIFPNHEIIERSSMNSWEDPKFVEAVKATGRKKLIFAALWTEVCLAFPVLEAIKAGYEVYAVDDASGGTSLTAHNAAMRRVEQAGAIPVTAIQVLLEYQRDWAHKDTYDAAMEIVKEHTGAYGQGVEYAYTMVHGALPSRKI encoded by the coding sequence ATGAGTAATTTAGAATTGTTAAATCCGGAGAACAGTGCCTTAATTTTGATTGATTTTCAACCTCAAATGACTTTTGGAGTTGCAAGTATTGATAGACAAACATTGATTAATAACGTTATGCTGCTTGCTAAATCAGCAAAAACTTTTAACGTACCTACTATTCTTACTACAGTTGAGACACGCAGCTTTTCTGGTTATTTTTGGCCGCAAATTCTTGACATATTCCCAAACCATGAAATTATAGAACGCAGTTCAATGAACTCTTGGGAAGATCCAAAATTTGTTGAAGCAGTTAAAGCAACAGGTAGAAAGAAATTAATATTTGCAGCACTTTGGACTGAAGTTTGCCTTGCATTCCCTGTGCTTGAAGCAATTAAAGCTGGCTATGAGGTGTATGCAGTTGATGATGCTTCAGGTGGGACTAGTTTGACAGCACATAACGCTGCTATGCGTCGTGTAGAGCAAGCTGGTGCAATTCCAGTTACAGCAATTCAAGTTCTACTTGAATACCAACGTGACTGGGCACACAAAGACACTTATGATGCTGCAATGGAGATTGTAAAGGAACACACTGGTGCTTATGGTCAAGGTGTAGAATACGCATATACTATGGTGCATGGCGCGCTTCCAAGCAGGAAAATATGA
- a CDS encoding antibiotic biosynthesis monooxygenase — translation MKHEGVAVEEAHTENTMDAVDPVTTIVTWKIQQGKEKQFETWRHEIEAAATKFPGHLGVNLIVPSNKSREYTVIFRFDTYEHLRAWQESDVRRDLLKTAEQFQVTNPTYKTESSLAYWFVTPKAPVPPPKWKMSIVTLLGVWPLSMLVPKLIGPIIKHMNPIMSAFFVSVCIVSLLSWVVMPIFGKLFHPWLQNNRK, via the coding sequence ATGAAACACGAAGGAGTAGCTGTCGAAGAGGCTCATACAGAGAACACGATGGATGCTGTCGACCCAGTAACAACAATTGTTACATGGAAAATTCAACAAGGGAAAGAAAAACAGTTTGAAACATGGAGACATGAAATCGAAGCTGCCGCTACTAAATTCCCAGGACATTTAGGCGTAAACCTAATAGTCCCAAGCAACAAATCTAGAGAGTATACTGTTATTTTTCGCTTTGATACGTATGAGCATCTACGTGCTTGGCAAGAATCAGATGTTCGCCGGGATTTGTTAAAAACGGCCGAGCAATTTCAAGTTACTAATCCAACTTACAAAACTGAAAGCAGTTTGGCTTATTGGTTTGTTACTCCGAAAGCGCCAGTTCCACCGCCAAAATGGAAAATGTCTATCGTTACCCTTCTGGGTGTATGGCCTCTTAGCATGTTAGTTCCTAAATTGATAGGACCTATTATAAAACATATGAATCCTATTATGTCCGCTTTTTTCGTTTCTGTATGTATAGTGTCCTTGCTATCATGGGTAGTTATGCCGATTTTCGGTAAATTATTTCATCCATGGTTACAAAATAATAGGAAGTAG